Proteins found in one Phycodurus eques isolate BA_2022a chromosome 18, UOR_Pequ_1.1, whole genome shotgun sequence genomic segment:
- the phip gene encoding PH-interacting protein encodes MASHRPHIAQLTSELYFLIARFLETGPCQEAAETLIREVEDKELLPRRLDWTGQEHPGTYEDLVKLYRHISPEHLLHVCSRVCPLLERDVPASVPGLTSLLGAGRQNLLRTSKSCKHVVWKGSALAALHCGRPPEPPIIYGSPANIVETSHGRRLNGFYRLRQLVPTAVYQHMKMHKRILGHLSSVYCVTFDRTGRRIFTGSDDCLVKIWSTDNGCLLATLRGHAAEISDMAVSYENTMIAAGSCDKTIRVWCLQTCAPLAVLEGHAASITSLQFSPLCSGSKRYLSSTGADGTICFWQWDARTLKFGQRPSKFTERSRPGVQMMCSSFSAGGMFLATGSTDHIIRVYYFGSGQPEKISELESHTDKVDSIQFSHCSDRFVSGSRDGTARIWQLHPQGWRSILLDMQTKLPGKYNPPALEDKVTKLKVTMVAWDRHDSMVITAANNLTLKVWNSISGNLVHVLMGHEDEVFVLEPHPFDPRILFSAGHDGNCIVWDLARGLKIRSYFNMIEGQGHGALFDCKCSPDGQHFAATDSHGHLLIFGFGSSSKYDKIADQMFFHTDYRPLIRDANNYVLDEQTQQAPHLMPPPFLVDVDGNPHPPRYQRLVPGREGCRDEQLIPQMGVTSSGLNQVVSEQAVDGPSPLDTMIQRLQQEQDQRLGSNETPAAAVTASSRVGRASVGSPSEVPSPPNVGLRRSGQIEGVRQMHSNAPRSQMATEGDLVAWSRRVLVPELEDASVRKQVNWREAKGEEEINIYQSERRRRTIHSLPKESRVHPTSESVADEGRRSQGNHGYQTRAAVEETSRQSAEAADDDDSISEGETEVRQINGHSSEEEKDEEQKEPWPDDHSSSSDYSSDYSDWTADAGINLEPPKKSVKVKKKSSSSEEDGDKKRDPKKERKKDKADKDCTLPKKKKPKEKRKRAELQDQGLTLEEWLPSSWITDLLPRRCPYIPQMGDELYYFRQGHEAYVEMAKQKKIYSINPKKQPWHKMELREQELMKIVGIKYEVGLPTLCCLKLAFLDPDTGKLTGGSFSMKYHDMPDVIDFLVLRQQFDNARKRQWTIGDRFRSVIDDAWWFGTIESHEPYQPQYPDSLFLCYNVCWDNGDTEKMSPWDMELIPDEASFPDELGTSVPLTEEEHRDLLYVPLDGEWGCRTRADECERIIKAIDQLCTLDIAAPFAFPVDLQAYPTYCTVVAYITDLSTIRQRLVNRFYRRLSSLMWEVRYVEHNAQTFNEPGSFIVTTAKFVSDLMLQFIKDQSVTDLMPLYKTLKKATFSDSEDEDEEEDDEDTSTPGTSMQNHKERRPTRRRLRTRPPSYDPQAWRGRCKELLDLIFQCEDSEPFREPVDLQEYPDYLQIVDSPMDFGTVLNTLTAGKYQTPIQLCKDGRLIFSNSKAYTPSKKSRIYSMSLRLSALFEEHMSSILADYQAIHGLTDKLTRRTAERQARHATPDQRPTRHVKRRRRSESPPSSPASSPERKRRVSSRVTSRREPSPPPSRPPSLRQNLPPKHTPPVLNGKTDTPAAGRTRSAARHFALSPPSSASAHNANTTESTRSLRTHNFVSASTPPAVAERTTPTPAVEGGVTGSTRRKPRTPVRRRSGSPESPPSQSTAHLNGHGGHVTAGAGRRGRKSRADLPASPPPDPATPASPSRRRGRPPGKKRGRKSKADLASPAREEELDQSTGDEGGAAVTSDSGTPRKRGRPRSLRTEEVTPPHPPPPPPPPTSLETPEPSPLRRSSRRAHDDVTSTPRTQGGARKDGPADHQEEEEDEEEGENGAGGSMRTRNQGRRSAWYVEDDSEEEQRQLLFEDSSITFGTSSKGRVRKLTEKAKANLIGW; translated from the exons ATGGCTTCACACAGGCCGCACATCGCGCAGTTGACTTCTG AGCTCTACTTCCTAATCGCCCGCTTTCTCGAAACCGGACCTTGCCAGGAAGCAGCCGAG ACGCTGATAAGGGAGGTGGAGGATAAGGAG CTGCTGCCCAGGAGGTTGGACTGGACCGGGCAGGAACACCCCGGGACGTATGAGGATTTG GTGAAGCTGTACCGCCACATCAGTCCTGAGCACCTGCTGCACGTGTGCTCCAGGGTGTGTCCTCTCCTGGAGCGGGACGTCCCAGCCAGCGTGCCGGGACTCACCAGCCTCCTTGGGGCGGGCCGACAGAATCTCCTCCGCACGAGCAAGA GTTGCAAGCATGTGGTCTGGAAGGGTTCAGCGCTGGCAGCGCTTCACTGCGGACGACCGCCAGAGCCTCCCATCATCTACGGGAGCCCGGCCAACATCG TTGAAACGAGCCACGGTCGGCGGCTGAATGGTTTTTACCGCCTGCGCCAGTTAGTGCCAACCGCAGTGTATCAACACATGAAGATGCATAAGAGAATCCTGGGACATCTGTCCTCAGTCTACTGCGTCACCTTCGACAGGACCGGACGACGCATATTCACc GGCTCTGATGACTGCCTCGTGAAGATCTGGAGCACAGACAACGGCTGTCTGCTAGCAACGTTGCGTGGGCACGCCGCCGAGATCTCTGACATGGCGGTGAGCTACGAGAACACCATGATTGCCGCCGGCTCGTGCGACAAGACCATCCGCGTGTGGTGCTTGCAGACGTGCGCGCCGCTGGCCGTGCTGGAGGGCCACGCCGCATCCATCACTTCCTTGCAG TTTTCTCCTCTGTGTAGTGGCTCCAAGCGCTACCTGTCCTCCACGGGCGCCGACGGCACCATCTGTTTCTGGCAGTGGGACGCACGTACACTCAAGTTCGG TCAGAGGCCTAGTAAGTTCACTGAGCGTTCCAGACCCGGCGTCCAGATGATGTGCTCCTCCTTCAGTGCAG gtGGGATGTTCCTGGCGACAGGAAGCACGGATCACATCATCAGGGTGTACTACTTTGGCTCAGGACAACCAGAGAAGATCTCAGAACTGGAGTCCCATACA GACAAAGTTGACAGCATCCAGTTCTCACACTGCAGTGATCG gtTTGTGAGCGGTAGCAGGGACGGCACAGCGCGCATCTGGCAGCTGCACCCTCAAGGCTGGAGGAGCATTCTACTGGATATGCAGACCAAATTACCAGG AAAGTACAACCCCCCAGCGCTGGAAGACAAGGTGACCAAGCTGAAGGTCACCATGGTGGCGTGGGACCGCCACGACAGCATGGTGATCACCGCAGCCAACAACCTGACACTGAAGGTGTGGAACTCCATCAGCGGGAACCTGGTTCATGTCCTGATG GGTCATGAGGACGAGGTGTTCGTCCTGGAGCCCCACCCCTTCGACCCCCGCATCCTCTTCTCGGCGGGGCATGACGGCAATTGTATCGTGTGGGACCTGGCCAGAGGCCTTAAGATCCGCTCCTACTTCAACATG ATCGAGGGTCAGGGGCATGGGGCGTTGTTTGACTGCAAGTGTAGCCCAGACGGTCAACACTTTGCTGCCACCGACTCCCACGGTCACCTGCTCATCTTCGGCTTCGGATCCAGCAGCAAGTACGACAAG ATCGCCGACCAAATGTTCTTCCACACCGACTATCGGCCGCTGATCCGCGATGCCAACAACTACGTGCTGGACGAGCAGACCCAGCAGGCGCCTCACCTCATGCCTCCTCCCTTCCTGGTGGACGTGGACGGCAACCCCCATCCACCCCGATACCAACGGCTGGTGCCCGGCCGGGAGGGCTGCCGGGACGAGCAGCTCATCCCACAAATGGGcgtaacctcctcag GCTTGAACCAAGTGGTCAGCGAGCAGGCGGTGGACGGCCCTAGTCCTCTGGACACTATGATCCAGAGATTACAGCAGGAGCAGGACCAGAGGCTGGGTTCCAACGAGAcacctgctgctgctgttaCTGCGAGCTCCCGAGTCGGTAGAG CGTCTGTGGGTTCTCCGTCAGAGGTGCCCTCACCACCTAACGTGGGCCTCCGTCGCAGCGGGCAGATCGAGGGCGTGCGGCAGATGCACAGCAATGCTCCGCGCAGCCAGATGGCCACTGAGGGAGACCTGGTAGCATGGAGCCGCCGGGTGCTGGTGCCTGAGCTGGAGGACGCCTCAGTCAG GAAACAGGTGAACTGGCGAGAGGCTAAAGGGGAGGAGGAGATCAACATTTACCAGTCGGAACGCCGGAGACGCACCATCCACTCCCTGCCCAAGGAGAGCAGA GTTCATCCAACTTCAGAGAGCGTGGCTGATGAGGGGAGGCGGAGTCAGGGTAACCACGGTTACCAGACCCGAGCAGCTGTGGAGGAGACGAGCCGGCAGAGCGCCGAGGCAGCTGACGATGATGACAGCATCTCGGAG GGCGAGACGGAGGTGCGGCAGATCAACGGACACTCGTCAGAAGAGGAGAAGGATGAGGAGCAAAAAGAGCCATGGCCTGATGATCACAGCAGTTCAAG TGACTACTCAAGCGATTACTCAGACTGGACGGCCGACGCAGGCATCAACCTGGAGCCGCCCAAGAAAAGCGTGAaggtgaagaagaagagcagCAGCTCGGAAGAAGATGGAGACAAAAAGCGAGATCCCAAGAAAGAACGCAAGAAGGACAAAGCCGACAAGGACTGCACGctaccaaagaagaagaagccaaaggagaagaggaag AGAGCAGAGTTGCAGGACCAAGGGCTAACTTTGGAGGAGTGGCTTCCCTCTTCCTGGATCACAGACCTGCTTCCCAGGAGGTGTCCTTATATTCCACAGATGGGAGACGAG TTGTACTACTTCCGTCAGGGCCACGAAGCATATGTGGAGATggcaaaacaaaagaagatTTACAGCATCAATCCTAAGAAGCAACCCTGGCACAAGATGGAGCTGCGG GAGCAGGAACTGATGAAGATTGTGGGGATAAAATACGAAGTGGGCTTGCCCACGTTATGCTGCCTCAAACTGGCCTTCCTGGACCCGGACACCGGCAAACTGACTGGAGGATCCTTCTCCATGAA GTACCACGACATGCCAGATGTCATTGACTTCCTGGTGCTGCGGCAGCAGTTTGACAACGCGAGGAAGAGACAGTGGACTATAG GCGACAGGTTTCGCTCGGTGATCGACGATGCTTGGTGGTTCGGCACCATCGAGAGTCACGAGCCGTACCAGCCGCAGTACCCCGACAGCTTGTTTCTATGCTACAACGTCTG CTGGGATAACGGCGACACAGAGAAGATGAGTCCATGGGATATGGAGCTCATTCCTGATGAGG CTTCTTTCCCTGACGAGTTGGGCACAAGTGTCCCGCTCACGGAGGAGGAGCACCGCGATCTCCTGTACGTGCCGCTGGATGGCGAATGGGGATGCCGCACGCGTGCAGACGAGTGCGAGCGCATCATCAAAGCCATTGACCAGCTCTGCACACTGG ACATCGCGGCACCGTTTGCTTTCCCAGTGGACCTTCAAGCGTACCCCACCTACTGCACGGTGGTGGCTTACATCACGGACCTCAGCACCATACGCCAAAGGCTGGTCAACCGCTTTTACAG GCGACTGTCCTCTCTGATGTGGGAAGTTCGTTACGTGGAGCACAACGCTCAAACGTTTAACGAGCCGGGCTCCTTCATCGTCACCACTGCCAAGTTTGTCTCCGACCTCATGCTGCAGTTCATTAA GGACCAAAGTGTGACAGACCTAATGCCACTCTACAAAACTCTGAAGAAGGCCACCTTCTCTGACTCTGAAGATGAG gatgaggaggaggatgatgaggacaCGAGTACGCCAGGCACCTCCATGCAAAACCACAAG GAGCGGCGTCCGACGAGGCGGCGTCTTCGCACACGGCCGCCCTCGTACGACCCTCAAGCGTGGCGAGGACGCTGCAAGGAGCTGCTGGACCTCATCTTTCAGTGCGAGGACTCTGAACCCTTCAGAGAACCCGTGGACCTGCAGGAGTACCCG GATTACCTCCAGATCGTAGACTCACCAATGGACTTTGGCACGGTCCTCAACACGCTGACTGCAGGCAAGTACCAGACGCCCATCCAGCTCTGCAAGGACGGGCGCCTCATCTTCAGCAACTCCAAAGCATACACGCCCAGTAAGAAGTCCAGG ATCTACAGCATGAGCCTGAGGCTGTCTGCGCTCTTCGAGGAGCACATGAGCTCCATCCTGGCCGACTACCAGGCCATCCACGGCCTGACGGACAAGCTGACACGACGGACCGCCGAGCGCCAGGCCCGACACGCCACCCCGGACCAGCGACCCACGCGGCACGTCAAGAGGCGACGGCGCAGCGAGTCTCCCCCCAGCAGTCCGGCATCCAG CCCAGAGAGGAAAAGGCGCGTCTCGTCCCGTGTGACGAGCAGGCGGGAGCCGTCGCCGCCTCCCTCGCGGCCCCCCTCCCTGAGGCAGAACCTTCCCCCGAAGCACACGCCTCCGGTGCTCAACGGGAAGACAGACACGCCGGCAGCGGGACGCACACGCAGCGCCGCAAGACACTTTGCGCTCTCGCCGCCCTCGTCGGCGTCAGCGCACAATGCTAACACTACAG AGTCGACGCGCTCGCTGAGAACTCACAACTTTGTCTCCGCCTCCACGCCACCCGCAGTAGCCGAGAGGACGACGCCCACTCCGGCCGTGGAAGGTGGGGTGACGGGAAGCACTCGGCGGAAACCGAGGACGCCTGTGAGACGAAGATCAG GGTCTCCTGAAAGTCCCCCTTCCCAGAGCACAGCCCACCTGAACGGCCACGGCGGTCACGTGACCGCCGGAGCGGGAAGGCGGGGCCGTAAATCCAGAGCGGACCTTCCGGCGAGCCCTCCGCCGGACCCCGCGACTCCGGCCAGCCCGTCCAGGAGGCGCGGTCGCCCCCCGGGCAAGAAACGCGGCAGGAAGAGCAAAGCGGATCTCGCTAGCCCCGCCCGTGAGGAAGAGCTCGACCAATCCACAGGCGACGAGGGCGGCGCGGCGGTGACGTCGGACTCTGGCACGCCGAGGAAGAGGGGCCGACCGCGGTCCCTCAGAACTGAGGAGGTAACACCGCCACACccgcctccccctcctcctcctcctacttCCTTGGAGACCCCCGAACCTTCGCCACTGAGGAGGAGCAGCCGGCGAGCGCACGACGATGTCACGTCCACGCCACGGACGCAAGGAGGCGCTCGGAAGGATGGGCCGGCGGAccaccaggaggaggaggaggacgaggaggagggcgAGAACGGGGCGGGGGGCTCCATGCGTACCCGTAACCAGGGGCGACGCTCAGCCTGGTACGTGGAGGACGACTCTGAGGAGGAGCAGAGGCAGCTGCTCTTTGAGGACTCCTCCATCACCTTCGGAACCTCCTCCAAAGGACGAGTACGCAAGCTGACAGAGAAGGCCAAGGCCAACCTGATTGGCTGGTAG